The region ACACCGACCCAGCCTACGCCAGAATAGGAGGCATGGGAGTCGCGAAAGAGATTAAGGGCCGGCTGACAGTGAAAAAGTCTGAGCCGCTGATCAGTTCGGAGAGCGCTAAACTATCAGCTGAGCTGGTGAATGAGTTCACCGACAAGGTATGCGAAGCCTTGGAGAAACACCCAGTCAATCAGGCGAGAATTGCACAGGGAAAGAGACCTGCCAACATAATTCTTCTCAGAGACGCCGGAAGCAACCTACCGAATATACCGACAATTCCAGACCGCTTTGGCATTAACTTCGCTTGCATTCTAGACATGCCTGTCGAGAAAGGCGTAGCCAAAATTGTGGGAATGAGCGAGTATCAAGCAGGTGGAGTTGAAGATTACGCAGTCAAAGCTGAGAAAACACTTGATCTGCTAAAGGAGTATGACGGTGTCTATATCCACATCAAAGGCCCTGATGAACCCGGGCATGACGGAGACGCCAAGCTGAAAACCCACGTCATCGAGAAGATCGACGCAGAGTTCTTCAGCCGCCTCGTTCAACAAACGGATCTTTCAAAAACAGTATTTGTGGTCTCAGCTGACCATTCAACACCCTGCGAACTGAAGGGCCACAGCGCAGACCCCGTTCCACTCTTAATCTCGGGATCTAAAGTGGAGAGAGATACAGCCTGTCGATTCACGGAACACGACGCATCCAAAGGAGGCCTAGGAGCCATGCGGGGCATCGACGTGCTACCCTTGGCACTGAAATACCGCTAACAAGCCTGACAAATAATTCGACTTACATAGCTTGTCCTAGTCGATTCTTCAGGTTTACTGTACAGACGAGATGATAAGGTAGGTTAGCATCAGCCCAGCAGGCAGCTAATTTACCTTGATCACTTCAGTCAACAGTGAGTCAGACAATTGATACTCGCAGTTAAAGCGGGATTGAGACTACGATTATACCCGAGATGAGCAGCATAGTCGGTATGTAGATACCCGTGAAAATAAGCCCCGCGAAAAATGTTCGGTTCACCTTAATTCTTGAAGCTAAGTGATCGTAAAGAAATACGAACCAAGACACGTAGATGCCGTAGAGAAATGGGAGAATGTATGGATATCCTGGAACCACGTGGAGATTACCGAAGTTATTGCTCCAAGCACTTACGTACGTCATAGGTAGCTCCAGAAGCAGACTCATAAGCGCACCTGCGGCAAAAGCAGTGGGATATCTGAACCGACCACCTGTCAAGCGGGCTTGAATGTCTTTTGATAATGTAATTGAAAGACCCATGAGAGCAAACCACGCGAACGGCATTATCAAAGGCGTGCCCGCGATGTAAAGCGGAGAGAAAAACGATTGATTGTACGATGCGATGCCCGTGTTCTGCCCCCATATCTCGGGAAGCAACATTAACGCAGCGACATAAAGAAGGAAGTAACGCACCTTCTTCTCAAGCAGAAAAAAAGCAGTTGTGCTTAATATCAGCATCACAACTTCAAATAAGACTCCAACAGTAGGCGTCATTTACAATAATGATGCAGGGCGAATAAAAAAATGTTATGCTTATCTACCGTTCAAGATCTTCCTCTCAAAAACATCTTCGCGGTTTCCACGCCTATGAGGCTGGTTGAGGAGATTACAACAATAATAAGCCAGTCCAGCAGGTTAAGCGACACTGTTCCGAAGTAAGGCTGTAGCTGTGGACTATAAATCACTAAGAGCTGAAGCAGAATCGAGGAAAACACCGCCAGCAGCAGGTAGCGATTCTTAAACACCCCCACTCGAAAAACTGATTGCTTTTCCGACCGGCAGTTCAACGTATTGTACATCTCAAACATGACAACTGAAGTGAAGACTATTGTTCTAGCCTTTACCAATCCATCATCAGCAAAGGATGGATTATACAGATAGAAGACAGGTAGGATTATTACTGCCATAAGGATGCTCACAACTAGTACAATCGCCTTAATTCCGGGCGTGAATACGGTCTCATTCGGATTCC is a window of Nitrososphaerota archaeon DNA encoding:
- a CDS encoding alkaline phosphatase family protein; amino-acid sequence: MIYVLLDGVGDRPNLKLNDTTPLEAAYTPSLDLLARKGATGIVYPVGPDIPPESDIAVFSMLGYDLSSNYFGRGVVETIGVGLDFQNGDLALRANFATLDKDGIIIDRRAGRDLTQSEASKLATTINKIKLSQGADFKFVPTISHRGVLRIRVKGQTLSSEIGNTDPAYARIGGMGVAKEIKGRLTVKKSEPLISSESAKLSAELVNEFTDKVCEALEKHPVNQARIAQGKRPANIILLRDAGSNLPNIPTIPDRFGINFACILDMPVEKGVAKIVGMSEYQAGGVEDYAVKAEKTLDLLKEYDGVYIHIKGPDEPGHDGDAKLKTHVIEKIDAEFFSRLVQQTDLSKTVFVVSADHSTPCELKGHSADPVPLLISGSKVERDTACRFTEHDASKGGLGAMRGIDVLPLALKYR